Proteins found in one Triticum aestivum cultivar Chinese Spring chromosome 4D, IWGSC CS RefSeq v2.1, whole genome shotgun sequence genomic segment:
- the LOC123100645 gene encoding G-type lectin S-receptor-like serine/threonine-protein kinase At4g27290, whose translation MVMIQGVRSCNLRCRGSGCRGEAKGHGCEVRRARWLGMLMYSSLPVYAILLLLSWPFSLVPLCASHNQLVAGKLLFPGSVLVYQDGVFALGFFSPSDSTKNHHYVGIRYDDILERTVVWVSNRAAPITTNLSSANLVVASCSNIVLSDSNGHVLWTTNNNISVNSISVEAVLDNTGNFILRSLADSAILWQSFDHSANTLLPGMNLRLSHNTLPLQDLVSWKGQQDPSTGHTGEARCGQTTSMLVDSTSLPFTRPYIMPTMRMEIDYSGKKLSQFASALTVLSRGMVKDGSPVASHRDAARRRCEGAPMETMSNMDIDGDGTRCLGWMGDLIDMENHTQGGENLYVRTKRLQGNMRKITTLEIVLPVVSSFLIFICVGLIWIYASRGRTYQLSCWNIAWSLRKDGKVMDLIDSSIIKGCSLVEALRCIHIGLLSVQDDPDAHPLMSWVVASLDNEDIEIPQPKEPMCFAHRNYRASESHVHDMSLENLKEC comes from the exons ATGGTGATGATTCAGGGCGTTCGGTCTTGCAATCTTCGTTGTAGAGGTTCAGGGTGTCGAGGCGAAGCTAAAGGACATGGTTGTGAGGTGAGGAGAGCACGCTGGCTAGGAATGCTAATGTATTCTTCCCTTCCTGTGTATGCcattcttttgcttctttcttggCCGTTCAGTTTGGTGCCTCTTTGTGCATCCCATAACCAGCTTGTCGCTGGCAAGCTGCTCTTCCCTGGCAGTGTCCTCGTCTATCAAGATGGGGTGTTTGCCCTGGGATTCTTCTCCCCGTCCGACTCCACCAAGAACCATCactatgttggcatacggtatgaCGACATCCTGGAGCGCACGGTGGTATGGGTTTCTAACCGTGCGGCACCGATCACCACTAACCTTTCCTCTGCAAATCTTGTCGTCGCTAGTTGTTCCAACATAGTCTTGTCTGATAGCAATGGTCATGTCCTCTGGACAACGAACAATAACATCAGCGTCAACTCCATCTCGGTGGAAGCAGTGTTGGACAACACTGGCAACTTCATCCTTAGATCATTAGCTGACAGTGCCATCCTATGGCAAAGCTTCGACCACTCGGCCAACACTCTCCTACCCGGCATGAACCTCAGGCTTAGCCACAACACGCTTCCACTGCAGGACCTCGTCTCCTGGAAAGGCCAACAGGACCCATCCACCG GCCACACCGGCGAAGCCCGGTGTGGACAAACTACCTCTATGTTGGTGGATTCAACGAGTCTACCATTTACACGGCCTTACATCATGCCGACAATGAG GATGGAGATTGACTACTCAGGCAAG AAGTTGTCCCAGTTTGCTAGTGCCTTGACGGTTTTGAGCCGAGGGATGGTGAAGGATGGATCGCCGGTAGCTTCTCACAGGGATGCCGCCAGAAGGAGGTGCGAAGGTGCACCCATGGAGACG ATGAGCAACATGGATATTGATGGGGATGGCACAAGATGCCTGGGATGGATGGGAGATTTGATTGACATGGAGAACCACACTCAAGGAGGGGAGAACCTATATGTTCGGACTAAAAGATTACAAG GCAACATGAGAAAGATCACAACCCTAGAAATTGTATTACCAGTTGTTTCAAGTTTTCTGATATTCATATGCGTGGGGCTTATTTGGATCTATGCCTCTCGAG GAAGGACATACCAATTGAGTTGTTGGAACATT GCGTGGAGCTTAAGGAAGGATGGGAAAGTGATGGATCTAATCGACTCATCTATCATCAAGGGTTGCTCTCTCGTTGAAGCTTTACGATGCATCCATATCGGACTCTTGTCGGTGCAGGATGACCCAGATGCTCACCCTCTCATGTCTTGGGTGGTAGCAAGCCTGGATAACGAAGACATTGAGATCCCACAACCGAAAGAACCTATGTGCTTTGCACACCGTAACTACAGAGCCAGCGAAAGCCATGTACATGACATGAGCCTCGAAAACCTCAAGGAGTGCTAG